The nucleotide sequence CCCTCCTCGAACGCGAGGTCGAGAACGCTCCGCTCGTAGGCGCTGGAGGCGAGCGCGCGAATGCGCGAACGCTCCTCGGGGTCGCCGTATCCGAGTTGTGCGGCGATGCCGAGCGTGTACGTCCGTCGGACCGCCTCCTCGCCGGAGAGCGATTCCCAGTCGGTGTCGAAGACGCGTTCGTACATCTCAGAAGTCCACGCGTTTCGTCGGATCGACGGTGAGGCCCTCGTCGGTGAACCGGAGCGATCGGATGTCGCAGTCGATGTCTGTGCCGCGCATCTTCACGACCTGTATCCCGCGGGTCATTCCGGTCGCCTCGAGGTAGTTGTGGAAGAAGACGACCCCGTGTGCGAGGAAGTGCTCGTCGGCGTAGGCGCTCGGATCGGTCATCTCCGAGATGAGAAGCGTCGTCGCGTCGCAGTCTTTCAACGCCGTCAGAAACCGCGCCATCTCGTCCTCGCCGTCGGTGAAAAACAGTTCGAGAAGCATCGTCGAGTCGATGACGAGCCGATCGATCTCTCTGGAGTTCACGAACGCGACGACCTTGTCGGTCAGCCCTTGGACGCTGGAGGGGGAGCCGCTCTGTGAGAACTGATTCAACAGCCGCTTGCCCTTCTTGTTCGCCAAGTTGACGAAGCGGAACTGCTCGGAGGCCGCGAGCGTCTCGAACCCGAACTCGAAGCTCGACATGTCGTCGACGAGTTCACCTCTGGATTCGTGCATCGTGATGTACAGGCAGTTCTCGCCGTTTCGGAGTCCCTCGGCGACGAACTGCGCGGTGAACGTCGTCTTGCCGCTTCCCGGCGGGCCTGACAGTACGTACAGCCGTTCCGGGAGAAACCCACCTTGGATGAGGTGATCGAACCCGCTGACGCCGCTCGGAATCCG is from Halobellus sp. LT62 and encodes:
- a CDS encoding RAD55 family ATPase; protein product: MRIPSGVSGFDHLIQGGFLPERLYVLSGPPGSGKTTFTAQFVAEGLRNGENCLYITMHESRGELVDDMSSFEFGFETLAASEQFRFVNLANKKGKRLLNQFSQSGSPSSVQGLTDKVVAFVNSREIDRLVIDSTMLLELFFTDGEDEMARFLTALKDCDATTLLISEMTDPSAYADEHFLAHGVVFFHNYLEATGMTRGIQVVKMRGTDIDCDIRSLRFTDEGLTVDPTKRVDF